ACTAAAATATTTATTTTTTTCACGATAATAATTTTGATAGTGTTTTTGCAATAAACCTTGCATCTTTTTGGCTAATTAACATATTTATCGGAAGAGATATATGTTTGGATGAAAGTTTTTCTGCATTTAAATGAGAAAGGGGCTCATTAACTAAATCACGCGCAATACAAGCACCTTGAACAGATGCATGTGAAATCTTATTTTTAAAATTTGTTTTCAGAATTAAAGAAGAGTCAATTACATTTGACTTATGTTTATTAAATGTATAATTAGCAAGAAAAAAACCCTCTAAAAAATTATCTATTATTGTATTTTCCAACTTTGATTTTTGAGAAGATTTAACGAAAATTTTTTTAATTTTTTTTTTCTTATTGTAAGCCTTATTCAAAGTAGTCAGGAATTTTTGAATTTCAGCGCCCTCTCTTCTTACTAAATCACTATAAAGTTCTAAATTTTTGTTGTCAGAAGAAAAGAAGTTTAAAGGGCAGTTTAATAATAATGAATACTCATCAGTTAAATGCCAATTGATCTTTTCGCACTCATACTCTTGTAATGTGATTGTAAAGTTCATATAATATTGTTTTTTTAATTTACTTTTGTAACTAATTTAGATAAATTAAAACTCAATTTAGTAAAATGTTTACCGGAATTATCGAACAATTAGGGAAAGTTGAAAATCTGACATTAAACAAATCTAATATGTTAATTACTGTCAAATGTGAATTCATTGACGATTTAAATATTAACCAAAGTATTAGCCATAATGGCATATGCCTTTCAGTACATGAGATGACAGATACTAATTATACAGTATGTGCAGTAAAAGAGACTCTTCAAAAAACAAACTTAAAATTCTTAAAAAAAGGAGAAAATATTAACTTAGAACGATGCTTAGCTGTTGGAGATAGAATTGACGGACATATTGTTCAAGGACATGTTGATGGAACCGTTAAATGTATTGAAAAAAAAGATTTAAATGGAAGCTGGAAACTAACTTTTGAACAGAAATCAGAATATAACAAATATGTTATAACTAAAGGATCCGTTGCTCTTAACGGTATTAGTCTAACAATTTCGGATATTAATCCTTCTAATAATAGATTTTCCGTCGATATAATCCCCTATACTTACGACAACACAAATATTAAAGACGTTCTTGAAGAATCATTAGTAAATGTAGAATATGATATTTTCGCAAAGCAAATAGCTCATTTACAACAACTTAGCTAAGTTATTGAGTCTGTGTAAAAATAGATATTTCACCAGAGTAAAACTCTTTTTGATTAAAAATAGAATTATAAACTTCTAAAGTATAAAAATACACGCCATCTCTAACGTAATCTTGATTATTATCCCAATTGTTTTGGAACACATAACTAGAAAGTTGTCTATTATGAAAAAGCATACGTCCGTCCCACCACTCTCCATTCAAACCATAGTTAGGATCAATGTACACAACACCTCCCCATCTATTAAAAACATAGAAAACACTTTGAGTGTGTACGTTTACATCAATATCAGATATTTCAAAAACATCATTAACCCCATCACCGTTTGGAGAGAAGCTATTAGGAACACTAATAGGACAAGAAACACCTATTTCAATTGTATCCGTTACATCACAAGATGAAAATGAAAATGCATATATACCATATGAGGGAACAATAGCCTGAGTTGAATTACTGTAGGGATCAGCTATATCAACATCCATTGAACTAAATGGAGGGGGTGCAATTATACATTGCCAAGGTCCACCATTAAGATCAGGGGTTGAAACATTTAAATCAATTGCAAAAATGCAATTATTATTATCTGATATATTGATATAGGGGTCAACCGTATCAAATGTTATACTTAGTGTATCACTAATACCACAACTTGTAAAAATGATATTATAGTCTCCATAATCAGGGACTGTTATTATACATGAGTTGTCACTTGGGATGACTGTAGCTCCATAGTTGCTATCACTTAAAGACCATGTTCCACTAAATAATGAATTGGCAAAAACTTCTGCTTCTAAATCACAATATATTACACCTGGATCTTCAATAGTTGGATTTGGATTTAAAACATCTACAAAAATACTATTAGATGTTCCACAACCATAATATATAAATTCATAAACTCCAAAATCGTCTACACTAACTGTTGTTGATAAATTATCTGGACTGCTAAACTGAGTGTTACCAGGACCGATGAAATCCCAATATCCATAATCTCCAGGTGTTGTAGCTGTTAATTCAAAAGCTTCTAGACATGAAACAGAT
This is a stretch of genomic DNA from Flavobacteriales bacterium TMED191. It encodes these proteins:
- a CDS encoding riboflavin synthase is translated as MFTGIIEQLGKVENLTLNKSNMLITVKCEFIDDLNINQSISHNGICLSVHEMTDTNYTVCAVKETLQKTNLKFLKKGENINLERCLAVGDRIDGHIVQGHVDGTVKCIEKKDLNGSWKLTFEQKSEYNKYVITKGSVALNGISLTISDINPSNNRFSVDIIPYTYDNTNIKDVLEESLVNVEYDIFAKQIAHLQQLS